One window from the genome of SAR202 cluster bacterium encodes:
- a CDS encoding NIPSNAP family protein, producing MIHELRIYEAIPGKLPELNKRFDTITLGYFEKYDMKVVGFWTDEFGDNTKLTYILEFNDLNHRQESWAKFRADEDRAKAFAETEKNGPLVARVTNSILTPTYYSPLR from the coding sequence ATGATTCATGAATTAAGAATATACGAAGCAATACCAGGTAAATTACCTGAACTTAATAAAAGATTCGATACGATAACTTTGGGGTATTTTGAAAAATATGATATGAAAGTTGTTGGATTTTGGACCGATGAGTTTGGGGATAATACAAAGTTAACGTATATTCTTGAATTTAATGATTTAAATCATCGTCAAGAATCATGGGCAAAGTTTAGGGCGGATGAAGATCGAGCTAAGGCTTTTGCAGAAACGGAAAAAAATGGGCCATTAGTTGCAAGAGTTACTAATTCTATATTAACCCCTACTTATTATTCACCTTTACGTTAG